A section of the Alphaproteobacteria bacterium genome encodes:
- a CDS encoding ComEC family competence protein, with protein sequence MNIVFTKNFLLLALFFIGGFLNISESIQTSKTVFLKERFKKTFVSGRVRKVEVLDGVYRILIDRVWIPEVDKKELPSSLRVKTRNQDFYPEIGKYIKFTGAVSPPPTASTLRGFNFARYAYFKNIGGVGSVFYGLKYHEKFMKSRHRKPDYFWEKMSFWVENLRRDVNLKIDQKLERGDTKQITHSLVSGERYSAGFDLSDKFLTAGITHILSISGFHMGIIAFMSFFLIRLVVIRIKYLSLRYDAKNISLFISIIPITFYMLISGARLPTVRAYIMCLIFILVMMFGRSPFSKRSVFISAFLIVLFAPASVINPGFLMSFSSVLALISIYENFPYYARISAKYFHIKNGNNRFKESKFFKSVKKIGYFFYLNFLTNITAWMFTLPFAIYFFKKTSLISVLSNIIIVPIFSFIVMPLILLFYLVYFIDPLKNLILMALKCSIDLMVWIIDWIVGFYQSPILTPALPQEFIWFISAGLLWFFVWKSKWKKWGLLLVLVGLSTIFNMKKPDLIISKSSNIMTFVMDNNEGLAFKNIRKGRMSTYSLISISEEFAFDKSNLKKFKNNGKKLLCEKDFCKFDKKGSKILYLTDYFKYPENFSKLGDLCKFDIILNVDENGYFGRKIVDRFEDCSNKDKKLITKNNVKEASIVEVFISDKIDAGNSKIEIKTFKNMFGHFIWNKI encoded by the coding sequence GTGAATATAGTATTTACTAAGAACTTTCTGTTGTTGGCATTATTTTTTATTGGTGGATTTTTAAATATTTCGGAGTCTATTCAAACTAGTAAAACTGTTTTCTTAAAGGAAAGATTCAAAAAAACCTTTGTTAGTGGGAGAGTTAGAAAAGTTGAAGTGTTAGATGGTGTTTATAGGATACTTATTGATAGGGTTTGGATACCTGAAGTTGATAAAAAAGAACTTCCGTCCTCCCTTAGAGTGAAGACTAGAAATCAAGATTTTTATCCTGAAATCGGTAAGTATATAAAGTTTACTGGAGCTGTTTCACCTCCACCTACGGCTTCTACTTTGAGAGGATTTAACTTTGCTAGATATGCTTATTTTAAAAATATTGGTGGGGTTGGAAGTGTCTTTTATGGATTAAAATATCATGAAAAATTCATGAAATCTAGGCACAGAAAACCAGATTATTTTTGGGAAAAAATGTCTTTTTGGGTTGAAAATTTAAGGCGTGATGTAAACCTAAAAATAGATCAAAAACTTGAAAGAGGAGATACTAAACAGATAACACATTCTCTTGTTAGTGGAGAAAGATACTCTGCTGGATTTGATCTTTCTGATAAATTTTTGACAGCTGGAATAACTCATATTTTATCTATATCTGGCTTTCATATGGGTATTATTGCATTTATGAGTTTCTTCTTAATTAGGCTAGTTGTTATTAGGATAAAGTATCTATCTTTAAGGTATGATGCGAAGAATATTTCTTTGTTTATTAGTATAATTCCTATTACATTTTATATGCTAATTTCAGGGGCTAGATTGCCAACCGTAAGAGCATATATAATGTGTTTGATATTTATACTGGTTATGATGTTTGGTAGAAGCCCATTCTCTAAAAGAAGTGTTTTTATATCCGCATTTCTTATTGTTTTATTCGCTCCTGCTTCAGTTATTAACCCTGGATTTTTGATGAGTTTTTCTTCCGTTTTGGCTCTAATTTCTATATATGAAAACTTTCCATATTACGCTAGAATCTCCGCAAAATACTTTCATATTAAAAATGGAAATAATAGGTTTAAGGAAAGCAAATTCTTTAAAAGCGTTAAAAAAATTGGATACTTTTTCTATTTGAACTTTTTAACAAATATAACTGCTTGGATGTTTACACTTCCTTTCGCTATATATTTCTTTAAGAAAACTAGTTTGATTTCGGTTCTCTCAAACATAATTATTGTGCCTATATTTTCTTTCATAGTAATGCCTTTAATACTTTTATTCTATTTGGTTTACTTTATAGATCCTTTGAAAAACTTGATTTTAATGGCATTAAAATGTTCTATTGATTTGATGGTTTGGATAATAGATTGGATAGTTGGGTTTTATCAAAGTCCTATTCTTACGCCTGCATTGCCTCAGGAATTCATTTGGTTTATTTCTGCTGGATTACTTTGGTTTTTTGTTTGGAAATCTAAATGGAAGAAATGGGGATTGCTTTTAGTACTTGTAGGATTATCTACTATATTTAACATGAAAAAGCCTGATTTAATTATATCTAAAAGTTCTAATATTATGACATTTGTTATGGATAATAATGAGGGATTAGCTTTTAAGAATATAAGAAAAGGAAGAATGAGCACCTATTCTTTAATTAGTATATCTGAGGAGTTTGCATTTGATAAGAGTAATTTAAAGAAGTTTAAGAATAATGGGAAAAAACTTCTTTGTGAGAAGGATTTTTGTAAGTTTGATAAGAAAGGAAGTAAAATTCTTTATCTAACGGATTATTTTAAATATCCTGAAAATTTTAGTAAACTTGGAGATTTATGCAAATTTGATATTATTTTAAATGTAGATGAGAATGGTTACTTTGGACGTAAGATTGTAGATAGATTTGAGGACTGCAGCAATAAAGATAAAAAGCTTATTACTAAAAATAATGTTAAAGAAGCTTCTATTGTGGAAGTTTTTATCTCTGATAAAATTGATGCTGGAAATAGTAAAATAGAAATTAAAACTTTTAAGAATATGTTTGGGCATTTTATATGGAATAAAATATGA
- a CDS encoding MATE family efflux transporter has translation MSKAINFTEGNIKSQLIKFAIPAMTAMLMIMTFQFVDTYFISMLGKKALIAMGFIGPIVMSVLNLLFGFGMAALNLSSKYVGQKKIEETKIVSSQILMIAIVFGILISILGLIFCKDIFLQTGADQESMPMILKYMHIWFLAVPCVIYTIVGEKLFFAKGDSKTPRNSLVLSFLTNTILDPIFIFGFFIIPATGIFGASLATSLSRVVAVVYMTAKMLKGNMLCLDKRVFKNFKPLLNNVLKISATSSFYYILIGFFPVVLNKTISSISLDAIAGIGAATKIEGFFIIITIASAIALSTFVGQNIGVKNYSRIKKALNYVSNFGIIYSLACSATFYLIGGSLVSIFTDNPEIIQYGKNYLLITSFSYMSHILIMEGHALWSLMGKLKYSVISALIQFISISSSIYLGAYLFGINGAIIGLSLSKFLVGLHSYFKMKSTLKKLLVK, from the coding sequence ATGTCTAAAGCGATAAATTTCACAGAAGGTAATATAAAATCACAATTAATAAAATTTGCAATTCCAGCTATGACTGCGATGTTAATGATAATGACATTTCAATTTGTAGATACATACTTTATATCTATGCTAGGAAAAAAAGCTCTAATCGCAATGGGATTTATCGGCCCAATAGTTATGTCAGTTTTAAATCTTCTATTTGGCTTCGGAATGGCAGCTCTGAATCTATCAAGTAAATATGTCGGTCAAAAGAAAATAGAGGAGACAAAAATAGTCTCATCACAAATTTTAATGATAGCTATAGTTTTTGGAATATTAATTTCCATTCTTGGTTTGATATTTTGCAAAGACATATTCTTACAAACTGGAGCGGATCAAGAATCTATGCCTATGATTTTAAAATACATGCACATATGGTTCTTAGCAGTTCCATGTGTTATTTATACAATAGTTGGAGAAAAATTATTTTTTGCAAAAGGAGATTCAAAAACTCCAAGAAATTCCCTAGTATTAAGTTTTTTAACAAACACAATTTTAGACCCAATTTTTATTTTCGGATTTTTCATAATACCAGCAACAGGAATCTTTGGCGCATCTCTAGCGACTTCTTTAAGTAGAGTGGTCGCAGTTGTCTACATGACGGCTAAAATGCTAAAAGGAAATATGCTTTGTCTTGATAAAAGAGTATTCAAAAATTTCAAACCACTTCTAAACAATGTATTAAAGATATCTGCAACTTCTTCATTCTATTATATCCTAATAGGTTTTTTCCCTGTGGTTTTAAACAAAACAATTTCTTCTATATCATTAGATGCAATAGCAGGGATTGGAGCGGCAACCAAGATCGAAGGTTTCTTTATTATAATAACGATTGCCTCAGCAATAGCATTAAGTACATTTGTTGGGCAAAATATAGGTGTTAAAAATTATAGCAGAATTAAAAAGGCATTAAACTATGTGTCTAATTTTGGAATTATATATTCTTTAGCTTGTTCAGCAACTTTCTACCTGATAGGCGGAAGTTTAGTTAGCATATTCACAGATAATCCAGAAATAATTCAATACGGTAAAAATTATCTTCTAATAACAAGTTTTTCATATATGTCTCATATTTTAATAATGGAAGGACATGCTCTATGGAGCCTTATGGGAAAATTAAAATACTCTGTAATAAGTGCATTAATTCAATTTATAAGTATATCATCATCAATTTATTTAGGAGCATATTTATTTGGTATTAATGGTGCTATAATAGGATTGTCACTTTCTAAATTTTTAGTTGGTTTACATTCTTATTTTAAAATGAAATCAACTTTGAAAAAATTGTTAGTTAAATAA
- the fusA gene encoding elongation factor G has protein sequence MARKTPIEKYRNIGIMAHIDAGKTTCTERILFYTGKSHKIGEVHEGEATMDWMEQEQERGITITSAATTCFWNDHRINIIDTPGHVDFTMEVERSLRVLDGAVAVFESVSGVQSQTETVWRQADKYKVPRMCFINKMDRMGADFEMCVGMIQDRLSTNGIAIQYPIGAEENFKGLVDLVENKAYIWTNEEMGANYDVVEIPADLKEKCAEWREKLIEKAVEMDEALMEKYLDTGEISVEELKGAIRKGVLTMEVIPVLCGTAFKNKGVQPLLDAVIDYLPAPTDIASIEGVDPKNKEVPLARKASDDEPLAVLGFKIANDPYVGSLTFARVYSGKLESGSYVMNVNQGKKERIGRMLLMHANTREEIKEAYAGDIVALVGMKDTNTGDTLADSSHQIILESIDALEPVIEVAVEPKTKADIEKMSIALQRLSKEDPSFRVTTDQESGQTIIKGMGELHLDIIVDRMRREFKVECNVGAPQVAYRETISQEVTQDYTHKKQSGGSGQFAKVKIKFEPQEPGFGFEFESTITGGNVPKEYIPGVEKGLKSAMQTGVLAGFPCEDFKATLEDGAYHDVDSSVLAFEIAARAAFREAAKSAKPKLLEPMMEVEVETPEEYMGDIIGDINSRRGQVAEMNTRHNVRVVTAKVPLANMFGYVNTLRSMSQGRAVFGMVFSHYAEVPNNVAEEIIAKAKGE, from the coding sequence ATGGCAAGAAAAACACCAATTGAAAAATACAGAAACATTGGTATTATGGCGCACATCGACGCGGGTAAGACTACATGTACTGAAAGAATTTTATTCTACACTGGTAAATCACACAAAATAGGTGAGGTTCACGAAGGTGAAGCAACTATGGACTGGATGGAACAAGAGCAAGAAAGAGGTATTACAATTACTTCAGCTGCAACAACTTGTTTCTGGAATGACCACAGAATTAACATCATCGATACACCAGGCCACGTTGACTTTACAATGGAAGTTGAAAGATCTCTTAGAGTATTAGACGGTGCTGTAGCAGTATTCGAATCTGTATCAGGTGTTCAATCTCAAACAGAAACAGTTTGGAGACAAGCAGACAAATATAAAGTTCCTAGAATGTGTTTCATTAACAAAATGGACAGAATGGGTGCTGACTTTGAAATGTGTGTTGGTATGATCCAAGATAGACTTTCTACAAATGGTATCGCTATCCAATATCCAATTGGTGCAGAAGAAAATTTCAAAGGTTTAGTTGATCTTGTTGAAAATAAAGCTTACATCTGGACTAATGAAGAAATGGGTGCTAACTACGATGTAGTAGAAATTCCAGCTGACTTAAAAGAAAAATGTGCAGAATGGAGAGAAAAGCTAATAGAAAAAGCTGTTGAAATGGATGAAGCACTTATGGAAAAATACCTAGACACAGGTGAAATTTCTGTTGAAGAGCTTAAGGGCGCTATTAGAAAAGGTGTTTTAACAATGGAGGTTATCCCAGTTCTTTGTGGTACTGCATTTAAAAATAAAGGTGTTCAACCATTATTAGACGCTGTTATTGATTACTTACCAGCTCCTACAGATATCGCATCTATCGAAGGTGTTGATCCTAAAAATAAAGAAGTTCCTCTTGCAAGAAAAGCAAGTGATGATGAACCTCTAGCTGTATTAGGATTTAAAATCGCAAACGATCCATATGTTGGTTCATTAACATTCGCAAGAGTTTATTCTGGTAAACTAGAATCAGGTTCTTATGTGATGAACGTTAACCAAGGTAAAAAAGAAAGAATTGGTCGTATGTTATTAATGCACGCGAACACAAGAGAAGAAATCAAAGAAGCTTATGCAGGTGATATCGTAGCTCTAGTAGGTATGAAAGATACTAACACAGGTGATACATTGGCTGATTCATCTCACCAAATCATCCTAGAATCTATTGATGCTCTAGAACCAGTTATTGAAGTAGCTGTTGAGCCAAAAACTAAAGCTGACATCGAAAAAATGTCTATAGCTCTTCAAAGATTGTCTAAAGAAGATCCTTCTTTCAGAGTTACTACTGATCAAGAATCTGGTCAAACAATCATTAAAGGTATGGGTGAGTTACACTTAGACATTATCGTAGACAGAATGAGAAGAGAATTTAAAGTTGAATGTAACGTTGGTGCTCCACAAGTGGCATACAGAGAAACAATCTCTCAAGAAGTTACTCAAGACTACACTCACAAGAAGCAATCTGGTGGATCTGGTCAATTCGCGAAAGTTAAGATCAAGTTTGAACCACAAGAACCTGGTTTCGGTTTTGAATTCGAATCTACTATCACTGGTGGTAACGTTCCAAAAGAATACATCCCAGGTGTTGAAAAAGGTTTGAAATCAGCAATGCAAACTGGTGTGCTAGCAGGTTTCCCTTGTGAAGACTTTAAAGCTACATTAGAAGACGGTGCTTACCATGACGTTGACTCTTCAGTTCTAGCATTCGAAATCGCAGCAAGAGCAGCATTCAGAGAAGCAGCTAAATCAGCGAAACCTAAATTACTAGAACCTATGATGGAAGTTGAAGTAGAAACTCCAGAAGAATACATGGGTGACATTATCGGTGACATCAACTCTAGAAGAGGTCAAGTTGCTGAAATGAATACAAGACATAACGTTAGAGTAGTTACTGCTAAAGTTCCTCTAGCAAACATGTTCGGTTACGTTAATACTTTAAGATCTATGTCTCAAGGTAGAGCTGTGTTCGGAATGGTATTCAGTCACTATGCTGAAGTTCCAAACAACGTAGCAGAAGAAATTATCGCTAAAGCAAAAGGCGAATAA
- a CDS encoding PD-(D/E)XK nuclease family protein, whose protein sequence is MNISEESWFDIGQSHPQYGMKFLLDELSINRKSIEEFPISKSNFQENKDLEIFISEIMKELGIELKNPSEKVSENVLNNISIIEGKTNREESELIAISILEHIKKSPEEKIVVVTPDRQMSKSITTNLKSFGIETDDSGGSSLSKSELGRYMLLTNSLISSNFDAYSLISFLENKYTNIIESFISNKSEDQNLSSKEIKNKKKIIIKNIIDLVFRGEKISKGIDEIINKLYKQKLLRVEMDNGNKITFQPHLTNISTNDIDEVISILNNVKTSSESLSNIFVENRKTNFVKVLEAHIKFIENICDYKNIFSNSDDGKVIQKTLIEIKNAMQDFNIEVSIYEYEKILEAFLDTKSIRSPQFNHNVSILGPIEARMLETDYLILAGLNEGIFPQGQKEDIFLNRKMRDELGLPLPERRIGLSSHDFATLITSSKKTLISYAQKRDGSISLPSRWIQKINSYLSRVDLSIDKSEEVRLRKIRNHLFNSKDFSPIKRTSFNPAKELRPKRLSATFVEKALKDPYQIYSRYILKLYKKFDINQEVSAADLGTIMHEALENFVKKDMTHRFDLTQEFERLLELKSVDDSIKIFWRGRFKKFADWFVPKYKKEKDQIIKHSFTEIKGSYLVPVSEKLSVSNNEVPLIIEGTADRIDQLQDGSFRIIDYKTGTCPTWTQVIDGSKAQMAIEALILEKGVFKSSEDAKELKTLMGGKVSTLAFITMSSHKNSVGDDRIYPKSPEEVDNLRIIIEKTESGLQTLNKEFLRKDRELLASPTSESQKESFFNDYRHLERIKEWKNNV, encoded by the coding sequence ATGAATATATCTGAAGAATCTTGGTTTGATATAGGTCAGTCTCACCCTCAATATGGAATGAAATTTTTATTGGATGAGCTATCTATAAACAGAAAATCTATAGAAGAATTTCCAATTTCTAAATCCAATTTCCAAGAGAATAAAGATCTAGAAATTTTTATTTCAGAAATAATGAAAGAGCTTGGTATAGAATTAAAAAATCCATCAGAAAAAGTTTCAGAGAATGTCCTAAATAATATCTCTATTATAGAAGGTAAAACAAATAGAGAAGAATCTGAATTGATAGCAATTTCAATTTTAGAACACATTAAGAAATCTCCAGAAGAAAAGATTGTAGTAGTTACTCCAGATAGACAAATGTCTAAGTCAATAACAACGAATCTTAAAAGTTTTGGTATAGAAACAGATGATAGTGGCGGATCTTCATTAAGCAAGTCTGAACTAGGTAGATATATGCTTTTAACTAACAGTCTTATATCTTCAAATTTTGATGCCTACAGCCTAATTTCATTCTTAGAAAACAAATATACAAATATTATAGAAAGCTTTATATCTAATAAGTCTGAAGATCAAAATTTATCTTCTAAAGAGATTAAAAATAAAAAGAAAATTATAATTAAAAATATTATAGATTTAGTGTTCAGAGGAGAAAAAATCTCTAAAGGTATCGATGAAATAATAAATAAACTTTATAAGCAAAAACTTCTTAGAGTCGAAATGGATAATGGAAATAAAATCACTTTCCAACCACATCTTACAAATATATCTACAAATGATATAGATGAAGTAATCTCAATCTTAAATAATGTTAAAACAAGTTCTGAGAGTCTTTCTAATATATTTGTAGAAAACAGAAAAACAAACTTTGTGAAAGTATTAGAAGCGCATATTAAATTTATTGAAAATATATGTGATTATAAAAATATCTTTAGTAATTCTGATGACGGTAAAGTTATCCAAAAAACACTAATAGAAATAAAAAATGCTATGCAGGATTTCAATATAGAAGTAAGCATATATGAATACGAAAAAATCCTAGAGGCATTTCTTGATACAAAGAGCATACGAAGCCCTCAATTCAATCACAACGTTTCTATCCTAGGTCCAATAGAAGCAAGAATGCTGGAAACAGATTATCTTATTCTAGCAGGATTAAACGAAGGAATATTCCCTCAAGGGCAAAAAGAAGATATATTCCTTAATAGAAAGATGAGAGATGAATTAGGTTTACCACTTCCAGAAAGAAGAATAGGACTGTCTTCTCACGATTTCGCAACATTAATAACTTCATCTAAAAAAACATTAATAAGTTATGCTCAAAAAAGAGATGGATCTATATCTCTTCCATCAAGATGGATACAAAAAATAAACTCATATCTTTCTAGGGTTGATTTAAGTATAGATAAATCGGAAGAAGTTCGTCTTAGAAAAATAAGAAATCATCTATTTAATAGTAAAGATTTCTCACCTATAAAAAGAACTTCATTTAATCCAGCAAAAGAATTAAGACCTAAAAGACTTTCTGCTACATTCGTAGAAAAAGCTTTAAAGGATCCTTATCAAATATACTCAAGATATATACTAAAACTATATAAGAAGTTCGACATAAATCAGGAGGTTTCAGCAGCAGATCTTGGCACAATAATGCACGAAGCTCTAGAAAATTTTGTAAAGAAAGATATGACTCATAGATTTGACCTGACTCAGGAGTTTGAACGCTTATTAGAGCTTAAATCAGTAGACGACAGTATAAAGATATTCTGGAGAGGTAGATTTAAAAAATTTGCCGATTGGTTTGTTCCCAAATATAAAAAAGAAAAAGATCAAATCATAAAACATTCTTTCACAGAAATTAAAGGATCTTATCTAGTTCCTGTAAGTGAAAAACTATCAGTTTCTAACAATGAAGTTCCTTTAATTATAGAAGGTACTGCGGATAGAATCGACCAGCTTCAAGATGGATCTTTTAGAATAATTGATTACAAAACTGGAACATGCCCAACTTGGACGCAAGTGATAGATGGATCAAAAGCTCAAATGGCAATAGAGGCTCTTATCCTAGAGAAAGGTGTTTTCAAATCATCTGAAGATGCAAAAGAACTTAAGACGCTTATGGGAGGCAAGGTTTCAACTTTAGCATTTATAACTATGTCTAGCCATAAAAATTCAGTGGGTGATGATAGAATATATCCTAAGTCCCCAGAAGAAGTAGATAATTTAAGAATTATAATTGAAAAGACAGAATCCGGTTTACAAACTCTAAACAAGGAATTTTTAAGAAAAGATAGAGAATTATTAGCATCTCCAACTTCAGAAAGTCAAAAGGAATCATTCTTTAATGACTACAGACACTTAGAGCGAATTAAAGAGTGGAAAAACAATGTTTAA
- the nrdR gene encoding transcriptional regulator NrdR translates to MKCPFCGNIETQVKDSRQSEDGTNIRRRRFCPNCDGRFTTFERLQLRDISVEKSDGKIVPFDKEKLHKSIKLAVNKRNVSDEKIESIVNSIVKELEMSGQTSITSRNIGEKLMEELEKVDIVAYIRFASVYKNFSKKEDFNDFLDKIKNNIK, encoded by the coding sequence ATGAAATGTCCATTTTGTGGAAATATAGAAACCCAAGTTAAAGATTCTAGGCAAAGTGAAGATGGTACTAATATAAGAAGAAGAAGATTTTGCCCTAATTGCGATGGTAGATTTACTACCTTTGAAAGATTGCAGCTTAGAGATATCTCTGTTGAAAAAAGTGATGGAAAAATTGTTCCGTTTGATAAAGAGAAACTTCATAAATCTATTAAATTAGCTGTGAATAAGAGAAATGTTTCTGATGAAAAAATTGAAAGCATTGTTAATTCTATTGTTAAGGAATTAGAAATGTCAGGGCAAACTTCTATTACATCTCGTAATATTGGTGAGAAATTGATGGAAGAGCTAGAAAAAGTTGATATTGTTGCTTATATTAGATTTGCATCTGTTTATAAAAACTTTTCTAAGAAAGAAGATTTTAATGATTTTTTAGACAAGATTAAAAACAATATTAAATAA
- the rpsT gene encoding 30S ribosomal protein S20, whose protein sequence is MAHHKSSKKRIKSDEAKRQVNKSRLSTIRTFIKKVEAAIIGGDKTVAKEALKNAESKLAKGASKGVMPKKTASRKTSRLAAQVKKMK, encoded by the coding sequence ATGGCACATCACAAATCATCAAAGAAAAGAATTAAAAGCGACGAAGCAAAAAGACAAGTAAACAAATCTAGATTATCAACAATCAGAACTTTTATCAAAAAAGTAGAAGCTGCTATCATCGGTGGCGACAAAACTGTTGCTAAAGAAGCTTTAAAAAATGCTGAATCTAAATTAGCAAAAGGCGCTTCAAAAGGTGTTATGCCTAAAAAAACAGCTTCAAGAAAAACTTCTAGATTAGCTGCTCAAGTTAAAAAAATGAAATAA